The Austwickia sp. genome includes a region encoding these proteins:
- a CDS encoding HypC/HybG/HupF family hydrogenase formation chaperone, which produces MCLGIPGQVVDLVDEQQHLATVDVSGVRRTVSVRLLADARDAREGRDEPGAPGVAIGDWVLVHVGFALAKVDEQEAAETLAALRRLDERYAEELAAFSGSIAP; this is translated from the coding sequence ATGTGCCTCGGGATTCCCGGTCAGGTCGTCGACCTGGTCGATGAGCAGCAGCACCTGGCGACGGTGGACGTCTCCGGCGTACGCCGTACGGTCAGCGTCCGCCTCCTCGCCGACGCGCGCGACGCCCGCGAGGGCCGCGACGAGCCCGGCGCACCCGGCGTCGCCATCGGCGACTGGGTCCTGGTGCACGTCGGCTTCGCCCTGGCGAAGGTCGACGAACAGGAGGCCGCCGAGACGCTCGCCGCGCTGCGGCGGCTGGACGAACGGTACGCCGAGGAGCTGGCCGCGTTCTCGGGGAGCATCGCGCCATGA